The Fusobacterium sp. DD2 DNA window TTATTTAACTATTTTCTATACTTTTCATATCTTTATATAGATATAAGGCAAATATTGTCTTCATATCCTGAGAAAGATTTTCTATTTCACTTATTGGAAACCAGTGATTTGTAAGAGCTTCCCCTTCATCAAGTCTAAGATTTCCAGGTTTGATATTGTCATCTTTAAGTTGCACAATATAGATATAGAGTTTTTCCTGAGTGTATCCTGGAGATACAGTTAGAGGTTTTTGAGTAGTACATATTATATTGTAATCTTTTGGAAGATACCCAGTTTCCTCTTCAAGTTCTCTATACAGTGTTTCAATAGCTTTTTCACCTGGATCAATAAGTCCTGCTGGGATTTCATAAACCTCTTTATCAACACCTGGTCTATACTGTTTTACTAAAAGAGTTTTATCACCTTTTGCATTGACAACCATAGCAGCTATAGCATCCTGCTTTATTAAAAATTCAAGGTCTAAACCTGTAATAGGATGTTTCTTAATAGCTACTTTTAAAAATTTAAGATCTTCTACGTTCATCTAATTCACTCCTGTCTATAACTCATCCTCGTCATCTTTATTTGCCCATTTTTTGCGCTCTTCAGTGATAGCTTTATAGAGAGTCTTTTTCTTTTTCAGGTATTTCATTCTTTGAGTAGCTCTGTATTCTTTAGTAAGATTCATAAATGGAAGTAAAAATCCTGCAACTATACCAGCTGAGAATCCATTGTTATAAAGATTTAATCCTCCATGAACTGTACCAATACTTTGAACTACAGCAAGGTGAAGCCATCCAGCTATCACACCCCATATTATACCATATACTCCTGCAATAGGTGCAAGAGATGTTCCAAAAAGTGCAGAAAGTGCAGTTGTAAAACCATCAGTTGAAGTTCCCCATCCAGCAAGAGATACTCCTACCAGGATAGGAATAGTATTTTTAAAATGTTTTCCATAAGCAGAGAATCCAACAATTGTAAGTACCCCTGCAAGTAGAGGACCATTTAGACTCTGACCTATTACCATTAGATATCCTACACTTACAAATCCCATTATTCCCATATTTATAAATGTAAGACCATATCCATACTTAAGTACGTAGTCAGCTTTTAATCCGCTGTCTTTTAAAAGTTTTCTATAACCTCTAAATGAGTTGTTATTTATGACAAACCCTATTATTATTAGTGTGGAGAAAATAGCTGTACACAGCATTTTTAATGCAAAGTCAAATTCAGTAGAGATAATTCTCATAGGAGTGATATGAAATCTATAAAGTTTAAGAATAGATGTCACTACTGCTCCTAATATTCCACCTGTAAATCCAAGGTTATAAAGGTTGAATCCTTCGTGGAAATTTGCCATTTTTTTAGAAAGTGGAGTTACAATAAACCCAATGATAATTCCTAAAACTATTGCACTTATATAGGAAGTATCTGTAGTGTCCACTCTGAAGGCCACCTCACTTACAAATGGTGCAAGTGCAGTGGTGAAGCATATGGTGATAAAAATTTCCTTAAAATCAATATGCTCAAATACACTGTAAAGTATTCCTCCTAAATAGAAGGGAAGAACATTTAAAACATTCTTTCCGAAAAATGAGAAACCAAAGACAGTGAAGAAACATGCAATAACCAGTCCATCTATTTCAACTTTTAAGAGCTTCAAAAGCGTCAAATTAAATAGAAGTATTAAAGAAGCATTTAGGAAAACTGCCCCTATTCCCCCTACTACTAAAAAGTCTGTAATTAGAACTGCTGGAGATGTAATTATCTTCAACATACCAGTTGCTACATTCTCTTCTTCATGTATAACGTATGCTATAAACCCAATTATTATTAACCCAATTAAAAATATAGAAATCGATTCTATTTTTCTTACTCTGTCACCTTTAAAATTATCCATCGAACCCCCTTATTGTAAGTCATTATTAAAATCTTATTATTTTTTTGAAAAAAAGTCAAACAATGATTTTTTTTATTTTCTGTTATTTTTTTGCAAAATAGGATATCATATATTTATGGAGAAAATAGATGATTATTATGTATACATATTGAGGTGCAAAGACAATTCTCTCTATACAGGGATTACAAAAAATTTAGAAAAAAGATATATGGAACATGCTGAAGGGAGAGGTGCAAAATATACAAGGGCAAGAGGGGTTAAAAAACTGGAATTATCTTTTTTATGTAGTGGAAGATCTTCTGCATCTAGAATAGAATACTTTATAAAAAAACAAAATAAATCTTGGAAAGAGCATGTAATTAAAGAGTTCTCAATGCTTGAGGAGATAGTAGAAAAAGAATTAGAAATAAAAATAAAAAAAATTATTGACACATTTTGAATTTTATGATAGTATAATACATGTTCTGAAACACGAAAGTGTGGAAAAAACATGCCTGGATGGCGGAACAGGTAGACGCACAGGACTTAAAATCCTGTGGTATTAAGTTACCGTGCCGGTTCGATTCCGGCTCTAGGCACCACTTCACAACGCGGGGTAGAGCAGCTTGGTAGCTCGTCGGGCTCATAACCCGAAGGTCATAGGTTCAAATCCTATCCCCGCTACCAAAAAAATTAAATATTAATATGCGGGAATAGCTCAGTTGGTAGAGCGTCAGCCTTCCAAGCTGAATGTCGCGAGTTCGACCCTCGTTTCCCGCTCCATATATGCGTCATTAGCTCAGTTGGTAGAGCACACGACTTTTAATCGTGTTGCCACAAGTTCAAATCTTGTATGACGCACCAAATATGTGTCTGTAGCTCAGCTGGATAGAGCAACGCCCTTCTAAGGCGTGGGCCAGGAGTTCGAATCTCTTCAGACACGCCATTAATTTGGATCCATAGCTCAGTTGGTCAGAGCACTCGGCTCATAACCGAGTGGTCGTTGGTTCAACTCCAACTGGATCCACCACTGCCCCGTTCGTTCAGTGGTAAGGACATCAGATTTTCACTCTGGAAACAGGGGTTCGATTCCCCTACGGGGTACCATTAAAATATCATATTCATTAAAGTGTTGTTATTAGGTTGGAAGGTTATCCTAATTGGTAAGGAACCGGTCTTGAAAACCGGCGCCGCAAGGCTTCAGAGTTCGAATCTCTGATCTTCCGCCATAATGCCCAGATAGCTCAGTCGGTAGAGCAGGGGACTGAAAATCCCCGTGTCAGTGGTTCGATTCCGCTTCTGGGCACCACTTAAATGGTCGCATAGCTCAGTTGGGAGAGCACCTGCCTTACAAGCAGGGGGTCATAGGTTCAAGTCCTATTGCGACCACCATATATGGGGGTGTAGCTCAGTTTGGTTAGAGCGCATGCCTGTCACGCATGAGGTCGCGAGTTCGATCCTCGTCACTCCCGCCATATATTTTATTGCCTGGATGGCGGAACAGGTAGACGCACAGGACTTAAAATCCTGTGGTATTAAGTTACCGTGCCGGTTCGATTCCGGCTCTAGGCACCACTTCACAACGCGGGGTAGAGCAGCTTGGTAGCTCGTCGGGCTCATAACCCGAAGGTCGTAGGTTCAAATCCTATCCCCGCTACCAAAAAAACTAAATATAATATGCGGGAATAGCTCAGTTGGTAGAGCGTCAGCCTTCCAAGCTGAATGTCGCGAGTTCGACCCTCGTTTCCCGCTCCATGTATGCGTCATTAGCTCAGTTGGTAGAGCACACGACTTTTAATCGTGTTGCCACAAGTTCAAATCTTGTATGACGCACCATTTAATTTATGTGTCTGTAGCTCAGCTGGATAGAGCAACGCCCTTCTAAGGCGTGGGCTAGGAGTTCGAATCTCTTCAGACACGCCATTAATTGGATCCATAGCTCAGTTGGTCAGAGCACTCGGCTCATAACCGAGTGGTCGTTGGTTCAACTCCAACTGGATCCACCACTGCCCCGTTCGTTCAGTGGTAAGGACATCAGATTTTCACTCTGGAAACAGGGGTTCGATTCCCCTACGGGGTACCATTAATTTTTACAAAAAAGTGTTTCTAAGGCTGGAAGGTTATCCTAATTGGTAAGGAACCGGTCTTGAAAACCGGCGCCGCAAGGCTTCAGAGTTCGAATCTCTGATCTTCCGCCATATATTATTGCCCAGATAGCTCAGTCGGTAGAGCAGGGGACTGAAAATCCCCGTGTCAGTGGTTCGATTCCGCTTCTGGGCACCACTTGATGGTCGCATAGCTCAGTTGGGAGAGCACCTGCCTTACAAGCAGGGGGTCATAGGTTCAAGTCCTATTGCGACCACCATTCTTAATTTGGGGGTGTAGCTCAGTTTGGTTAGAGCGCATGCCTGTCACGCATGAGGTCGCGAGTTCGATCCTCGTCACTCCCGCCATACTTAGAACATCTGGCATACTTGATGTATGTCTTTTTTTATGCGTAAAACAGTAGCTGATATAAAATTCAGCTATTTTCTTTTTAATTAAAGAAGTTAGTTTCAGGAGGAAAAATGAATTTTTTATTAAATATGCTATGGCTATTTTATGGAGGGCTATTTTTGACACTGCAATGGTTAGTAGCTACTATATTGTCCCTTCTACTTATTATAACCATTCCATTTACTTCAGGATGTCTTAATATGACAGGAGCATGCCTGATGCCTTTTGGAAAAGAGGTTGTATTAAAGGAAGATGCCCAATCTAATCCAAGGACTATAAGTGCCTTTTTCTGGATAATCATGATAGGATTGTGGCTTGCCATCTCTCATCTGGTAGTAGGAATAACATCATGCTTAACAGTGATTGGAATACCATTTGGGATACAGCATTTTAAACTTATGAAGGTTGCTTTCAACCCATATAAATATACACTTGTGTAGAAAAAAAGCAGAGAGTAGAGAAT harbors:
- a CDS encoding GIY-YIG nuclease family protein; the encoded protein is MEKIDDYYVYILRCKDNSLYTGITKNLEKRYMEHAEGRGAKYTRARGVKKLELSFLCSGRSSASRIEYFIKKQNKSWKEHVIKEFSMLEEIVEKELEIKIKKIIDTF
- a CDS encoding DUF1576 domain-containing protein, which produces MDNFKGDRVRKIESISIFLIGLIIIGFIAYVIHEEENVATGMLKIITSPAVLITDFLVVGGIGAVFLNASLILLFNLTLLKLLKVEIDGLVIACFFTVFGFSFFGKNVLNVLPFYLGGILYSVFEHIDFKEIFITICFTTALAPFVSEVAFRVDTTDTSYISAIVLGIIIGFIVTPLSKKMANFHEGFNLYNLGFTGGILGAVVTSILKLYRFHITPMRIISTEFDFALKMLCTAIFSTLIIIGFVINNNSFRGYRKLLKDSGLKADYVLKYGYGLTFINMGIMGFVSVGYLMVIGQSLNGPLLAGVLTIVGFSAYGKHFKNTIPILVGVSLAGWGTSTDGFTTALSALFGTSLAPIAGVYGIIWGVIAGWLHLAVVQSIGTVHGGLNLYNNGFSAGIVAGFLLPFMNLTKEYRATQRMKYLKKKKTLYKAITEERKKWANKDDEDEL
- a CDS encoding NUDIX hydrolase; translated protein: MNVEDLKFLKVAIKKHPITGLDLEFLIKQDAIAAMVVNAKGDKTLLVKQYRPGVDKEVYEIPAGLIDPGEKAIETLYRELEEETGYLPKDYNIICTTQKPLTVSPGYTQEKLYIYIVQLKDDNIKPGNLRLDEGEALTNHWFPISEIENLSQDMKTIFALYLYKDMKSIENS
- a CDS encoding YccF domain-containing protein: MNFLLNMLWLFYGGLFLTLQWLVATILSLLLIITIPFTSGCLNMTGACLMPFGKEVVLKEDAQSNPRTISAFFWIIMIGLWLAISHLVVGITSCLTVIGIPFGIQHFKLMKVAFNPYKYTLV